The following DNA comes from Winogradskyella sp. PG-2.
AGCTGATAATCCTAATGCTATTGGTTGTTTTAATATTGGAAACCAAATGGCAGCGATTAATAAAATAGCCAATGTTACTTTAAAAAAACCGACTATATTAAACATAGACTTTGATAATCCATACTCCTGAAACTCTTCCAAAATAGTTTTAGCATTTCCGCCACGCCATCTTGTAGCAGCTCTATTTTGTA
Coding sequences within:
- a CDS encoding DoxX family protein, producing the protein MNYLIIAFQVIVGVSILNVWLIQNRAATRWRGGNAKTILEEFQEYGLSKSMFNIVGFFKVTLAILLIAAIWFPILKQPIALGLSAFLLGSIAMHFKIKDPLFKSFPASLFLILCLLIAFV